Proteins encoded within one genomic window of Setaria italica strain Yugu1 chromosome IV, Setaria_italica_v2.0, whole genome shotgun sequence:
- the LOC101756217 gene encoding urease: MRLVPREAEKLALHNAGFLAQKRLARGLRLNYTEAVALIAAQILEFVRDGDKTVTCLMDLGKQLLGRRQVLPAVPYLLHTVQVEGTFVDGTKLITVHDPISLDDGNMELALHGSFLPVPSPEKFSGGDVEDYPGEIHYSSGRIVLNLHRRALTLKVVNKADRPVQIGSHYHFIEANPYLVFDRERAYGMRLNIIAGTAVRFEPGDAKNVTLVSIGGHKVIRGGNGIANGPIDSSQINEVMQKVNANNFGHEDYPDAREGFIGDGPFDCTVDREKYASIYGPTTGDKIRLGDTNLFAEIEKDFAVYGDECIFGGGKVLRDGMGQATGYPESSCLDTVITNAVVIDYTGIYKADIGIKGGLIVAIGKGGNPDVMDGVHSNMIVGVNTEVIASEGMIVTAGGIDCHVHFICPQLAEEAIASGITTLVGGGTGPAHGTCATTCTPAPSQMKLMLQSTDQLPINMGFTGKGNTAKPEGLAEIVKAGAMGLKLHEDWGSTPAAIDNCLSVAEDFDIQVNIHTDTLNESGCVEHTIAAFKDRAIHTYHSEGAGGGHAPDIIKVCGVKNVLPSSTNPTRPFTTNTVDEHLDMLMVCHHLDKNIPEDVAFAESRIRAETIAAEDILHDMGAISIISSDSQAMGRIGEVITRTWQTANKMKVQRGRLHGSGESDTAQDNDNFRIRRYIAKYTINPAIVNGFSDFVGSVEVGKLADLVLWKPSFFGAKPELVVKGGTIAWANMGDPNASIPTPEPVMMRPMFGAFGKAGSSNSIAFVSKVAKEAGVATDYKLEKRVEAVSGVRCLTKLDLKLNDALPKIEVDPETYTVTADGEVLTCQPAPTVPLSRNYFLF, from the exons ATGAGGCTGGTGCCGAGGGAGGCGGAGAAGCTCGCCCTGCACAATGCCGGGTTCCTTGCGCAGAAGAGACTTGCCCGGGGCCTCCGCCTCAACTACACCGAGGCCGTCGCGCTCATCGCTGCGCAG ATTCTCGAGTTTGTCCGTGATGGAGATAAAACTGTGACATGCTTGATGGACTTGGGGAAACAGCTGTTGGGCAG GAGACAAGTTCTTCCAGCTGTTCCATACCTTTTACATACTGTACAG GTTGAAGGAACATTTGTGGACGGAACAAAACTAATTACTGTACATGACCCTATTTCTTTGGATGATGGAAATATGGAGTTAGCACTGCATGGTTCTTTTCTCCCAG TGCCTTCACCTGAAAAGTTCTCCGGGGGTGATGTCGAAGACTATCCTGGTGAAATACATTACAGCTCTGGTCGCATAGTTCTAAACCTTCACCGCAGGGCTTTAACTTTGAAGGTTGTTAACAAGGCTGACAGACCTGTTCAG ATTGGAAGCCATTACCACTTTATAGAGGCCAATCCTTACCTGGTTTTTGATAGAGAAAGGGCCTATGGCATGAGGTTAAACATAATTGCTGGAACAGCTGTTCGGTTTGAG CCGGGGGATGCAAAAAATGTTACACTTGTAAGCATCGGAGGTCATAAGGTAATCAGAGGTGGAAATGGCATTGCTAATGGTCCTATTGACAGTTCACAGATTAATGAGGTGATGCAGAAGGTTAATGCAAATAATTTTGGACATGAAGATTATCCAGATGCAAG GGAAGGTTTTATTGGTGATGGTCCATTTGACTGTACTGTTGATCGTGAGAAGTATGCGAGCATTTATGGACCTACCACTGGTGATAAGATTAGGCTTGGTGATACCAATCTTTTTGCTGAGATTGAAAAGGACTTTGCTGTTTATGGTGATGAATGCATATTTGGAGGTGGAAAAGTTCTACGCGACGGAATGGGACAAGCTACAGGGTACCCAGAATCTTCCTGCCTAGATACAGTTATAACAAATGCTGTTGTGATTGACTATACAGGAATATACAAGGCTGATATTGGTATAAAAGGTGGACTTATAGTTGCTATTGGAAAGGGTGGAAACCCTGATGTCATGGATGGTGTTCATAGCAACATGATTGTGGGG GTCAATACTGAAGTTATTGCATCTGAAGGCATGATTGTAACTGCTGGTGGCATAGATTGCCATGTTCACTTCATATGTCCTCAGTTGGCAGAAGAGGCAATCGCAAGCG GCATCACGACATTGGTGGGTGGTGGAACAGGACCAGCACATGGAACATGTGCCACAACTTGCACTCCAGCACCATCTCAAATGAAATTAATGTTGCAGTCCACCGATCAATTGCCAATTAACATGGGATTCACAGGCAAG GGAAATACTGCAAAACCTGAAGGATTGGCTGAAATCGTTAAAGCAGGAGCAATGGGCTTGAAGCTGCATGAGGATTGGGGAAGTACCCCAGCTGCGATTGATAATTGTTTGTCTGTTGCAGAAGATTTTGATATTCAG GTTAATATCCACACAGATACCTTAAATGAATCAGGTTGCGTGGAACATACAATCGCAGCTTTTAAAGATAGAGCCATACATACATATCACAG CGAAGGTGCAGGTGGCGGTCATGCTCCAGATATCATCAAAGTGTGTGGGGTAAAAAATGTGTTGCCCTCTTCAACAAATCCGACCCGGCCATTTACTACAAACACTGTAGATGAGCACCTTGACATGCTG ATGGTTTGCCACCACCTGGATAAAAACATCCCAGAAGATGTAGCATTTGCTGAGTCTAGAATTCGAGCTGAAACAATTGCTGCTGAGGACATATTGCATGACATGGGGGCCATAAGTATTATATCATCTGATTCGCAGGCCATGGGGCGCATTGGAGAG GTGATAACCCGGACATGGCAAACTGCAAACAAGATGAAAGTCCAAAGAGGTAGGTTACATGGATCTGGTGAGTCTGATACTGCCCAGGACAATGACAACTTCCGTATAAgaagatacatagcaaaatacACCATAAATCCAGCAATAGTAAATGGTTTTTCAGACTTCGTTGGTTCTGTTGAG GTGGGAAAATTAGCTGACCTTGTTCTTTGGAAACCATCTTTCTTTGGTGCTAAACCAGAACTGGTTGTAAAGGGAGGCACAATTGCATGGGCTAATATGGGTGATCCCAATGCTAGTATTCCAACACCTGAACCT GTTATGATGCGTCCTATGTTCGGTGCATTTGGAAAGGCTGGAAGTTCCAACTCGATTGCATTTGTCAGCAAG GTTGCTAAAGAAGCTGGAGTTGCAACAGACTACAAATTGGAAAAAAGGGTGGAAGCTGTTAGTGGTGTTCGATGTTTGACAAAGCTGGACTTGAAGCTCAATGACGCGCTTCCAAAAATAGAAGTTGACCCTGAGACCTACACAGTTACTGCTGATGGAGAGGTTTTGACGTGCCAACCGGCGCCCACAGTACCACTGTCTCGGAATTACTTCCTATTCTAG